In Xiphophorus hellerii strain 12219 chromosome 8, Xiphophorus_hellerii-4.1, whole genome shotgun sequence, the genomic window TCCAGGAAGTTAGATTAAAGCCAAGTTCTTGTCAGGACATCTCACCAGGTCCACATTCTGTCCATCAAGTGTTCAACTATCTGTTTGCTCAATCTCAACAACCTGCTTGCGCATCTCAAGCAGGTTTTAGCAGTTTGCCTTCTTCTTGCATCAGGTGTTCAGCTTGTATAATCTGAAATGTCCTCATTCTACAGTCTCAACTAAAATGAAGAGTTCTTTCTTTCCATGCTATCAAAATCAAAACTATATCAGACTGGACAGATATTGGTCTACTCTACTTTCCTCCATTGTTGGATTCTACAGATCTGTTtattaaatctgaatatttctgaaaactcTGTTTATCTCAGGGACTTTATCACTAAGTGCAATTAATCTATAAAATCTACAAATAATATGTATTTAGTGCAGTTATTTAGTGATTGTTAGTCTAGAGTGGCATTagtttcattcattatttttgctttattagtTATTTAAGGCAAACAGTTTTTGGCTTCTTCATTCTCACATATAAAACTGATGGTCATGTTTTGCTAACAATGCTGGGCTATTCATTTTTTCAGCTTCTCTCCTTCCTTTGATTATTTGTTGGtataaatgagaaaattagagtcaaacattttctttccattgcAGTAAACTAAATTCACAGCAAACTTTGCTCTAACACTGACGTTAAACTTCCACACAGCGGTTAATAAAGCATGCTAGTTTTAGCGGTGGGATCATGATTGGGATGAACCTGACCCAGTTAGTGAAGAATTGCTGAGAATGAAAGCTAAAACACTGAGCTTTCCATTCGAGCTTTACAGTATTGATATACGAatgatagaagaaaaaaaaaagctaaacctGCAGGACCAGTTAGCCATATTGTCAGGTTGTTGGCTCAAATTTCAACTTCCTCAATATTTGTGCCTTTTGCTATTATTTGTTTTGGCAGGATCTGAACTTAtctgatttcttcttttccttcttgCCTTAGCTCCTTCCTCCAAtctttcaaatataaatattgccCAAAAACGAGCAGCAAGCAAACTGTTGCTTCTTCAACGcagattgttttggtttttgattgttttggttgtataaCCATTTTTCTCTCCGACAGCATCCATGGGCAGCAATGAAAAAACCACCGTCTTTCAGTCACGGGTGGGAGAAATATTCAGGATTCCAGCTCTTTACTACAACAACAATGAGAAAAAGCTCTTTGCCTTTGCAGAGAAGCGGACAACCGCAGATGATGCTTCCTCAGTGGCTCTGGTCATGAGTGAAGGAACAGTGGACATTGACAAAGCCACTAAGAAGAAGACGGTGAAGGTAATTATGTGAAACAACTACTCAATTTCAACACAATATTAGCTAAGACATATTagataaatatataacattGTGTATGTATTGTTTCAATTTAGATCTTATGAATTATATctaatgtgcttttttttcagtggtCTCTGCCTGAAGAAGTAGTGAAGAAGTGCTCCTGTGGATATCGTCCCATGAACCCGTGTGCAGTgtatgaaaaacacacacagacactgttCCTTTTCTTCATCTATGTCATAGGAACAGAAGGCTTTCAGATAGACAACCACTGGAACAAGGCCCGTCTGTGGTACATCACAAAGAAGAAGAGTGACAACAAGTGGAGTGAAGTCACTGAGGTGACCGACAAGCTGCCTGAGATGAAAAACTGGTCCACGTTTGCTGTTGGACCGGGCCACGGCATTCAAACTGAGAGTGGCAGAATGATTGTTCCAGCTTATGCTTACACAGGCCCAGAAGATAAAAAAGCTACTCCTCATGCATTCTGCTTTTATAGTGATGATTACGGTAAAACATGGCGTTGCAGTAAAATGCTGTCTGTAGCATCAATAGAATGTCAGATGGCTGAGATTTATGATAGCAAGGGACACAGCTTGATCTACTGCAATGCTCGCAGTCAGGGAGAAAATCGAGTTCAAGCTGAGATTGATGACAGTGATTTCAACTCAATAATACATGCTACACCCCTTGTGGAAACAGGTGGAGGCTGTGAGGGGAGTGTGATTTCCTTCCCAGCTCAGTCTGGAAAACCAAACACCAA contains:
- the LOC116724275 gene encoding sialidase-4-like; amino-acid sequence: MGSNEKTTVFQSRVGEIFRIPALYYNNNEKKLFAFAEKRTTADDASSVALVMSEGTVDIDKATKKKTVKWSLPEEVVKKCSCGYRPMNPCAVYEKHTQTLFLFFIYVIGTEGFQIDNHWNKARLWYITKKKSDNKWSEVTEVTDKLPEMKNWSTFAVGPGHGIQTESGRMIVPAYAYTGPEDKKATPHAFCFYSDDYGKTWRCSKMLSVASIECQMAEIYDSKGHSLIYCNARSQGENRVQAEIDDSDFNSIIHATPLVETGGGCEGSVISFPAQSGKPNTKWLLYSHPTNPKERRDLGVYLNDSPVRSVGELNLVWREAWVINKGPSGYSDLAYIEDGWFACLMECGEKTYTDEIACQVFSVDEVLKNITG